The genomic window CTCAATGGGTTCCCTCCATTCCACCAGGCTTACGGCTGTCCAGCGAAGAGTAATCAGCCCGAAAAGTGCCAGCTGTGGTAACAAGTTCCCAGTTCCGACCGATTCAACTTGTCCTAcattaccaaaaaaaagagTATCGGACCTTTTGATACCCTTCGGACATGAATACAAAATCGAtctttgaaaattaaaatcaaattgtgtataaaactaattaaacaataaattaaatggatcTGAAGTTTACTACCTCATCGACCAGATACATTCACTCAGCGTTTAAAACACACTTGGTTGGGTGAGATTCTATTTATTCATAACTGGATCCTGCGATGTCCTGAGATAGCGGGAGAACCACTACCAGATGCGGCACCGCTGGCTGGCCTGCATCTTGGCCTTCTTGTCGCACCCGAACTCCCTTGCGAACTCCTCAAAGTTGGCCAGCGTCTGCATCACACGCAACTCATCCGCGGCGTGCTTCAAATGTGCCTCCGACTGGGAACGCGGACTGAGCACTGGTGTCCGGCCGCAAAAGAACTGGGCGAAGGTGATGAAGAATAGCTGCCGCTGGCTGAACTGCGGCATCAGAGGATCCCTCGGCTCCCGCTTGTCCCGCACCCCGAAGAAGGTCTCATAAGCCAGCCGCAGGGCCACAAAGTCGGCCAGCTTTTCGTCGATCCACTTGGAGCCGGTGGccatctgctgctgcagacACTGCAGCCCCTGACGGAACTGTCGACTGGCGCCGATCTCCTCCACGGGTCCCATGATATTTCCCAGGCCATCGTAGTCCATTCCGGACATGTCGAAGCCGTGTGCCAGTTCGTGGGCCAGCACGAATCCCATAACGGCGTGCTGCTGCAGAGCGCTGATGTTTCGGTGCCAGATGGGCAGCTGGAGCAGACCGTGGGGCACCAGGACCAGATTGCGGGGTCGCACATACAGCGGTGACGAGTTGCTGGCCTCCCAGCTTTCGGACAGGTAGCTCAAGTTGCTGCCCGTGGAATTGGCGTAGTTTGTTGCGTTCATGGAGAGCAGATCGTGGTTCGCCTCTACGCGTTGGCGCAGCAGGACCAGCTGGTTGCCGTAGAAGGAGTGGCCGCTCAGGTCGACGCGGACGTGGTACTGCTCCACGTCCTCCACTTCCTCCGGCTGAAAGAAGCCCATCTGCAGGTGCGCAGCGCGAAGCTTCTGCTGCAGGATGTGCACCAGAGGTGGCGATAGTCTCATCCGGTTCTCAGCCAAGATCTGGCCAAAACGCACCTTCAAGCGCTGGAACAGGGAGCGAACGTAGGACTCGGATTCCGGGTCGGAGAACTGCTGGCCCACCAGCCAGCTACTGGCCAGGGGCATGGACCTGCGGAGGGCGGCCACGCACTCACCACGTGAGATGTCCGCGGGACCCTGCTGCTTGAGGAAGGCCAACCACTTGAGCATGATGTAGCTGCAGACGGTGTCCGGGCTCTCCGATTCCACCAGGTCGCTGAGCGCCCTGAGGTACGGAATATTCTCGATGATCAATGTGGAGCGCAGATCCAGCTCGGAGTCGATGCGCACCTGGCGCATAAAGGACAGCCACCGTAGCTGGGGCAGATACGAGTCCAAGTAGCCCAGCTGCATTTCTCGCGGTCCTTCGTCGTCCTCCAGTTCCTGCAGGCGGTGCAGCTTCCGCTCAAAGTCGTCCACCTGCCGGGCCAAGCCGTTGGCCGTGCGCTTGGTCTGCCCGATGTCCAGGAGCAGCTCGATCATGGCTCCTTCACCCGTGGGCTGCGTATCCTGGCGACTCGGCTTGTTCACATAGATGCTGTAGTTGCTCGAGTCATCCCATCGGGGCAGGACCTCCTCCCGCAGCAGCACTCCGTTCAATCCGTGCAGACGCAGTCGCCCCAAGGTGGTTATCCAGTCGAACTGCTCCGGACGCCAGCCGCGACCCACCGATGGCCACTGGGTGGAGTTGCTGGGCGGCAGGAGCTGCAGGTACTTCTTCAGGTTGTACGGCTTAAGGCGCTTGCACGAACGGTAGTAAAGTCGCATCTGCTCGAGGATCGAGGAGTCAGAGGACTCGAAGGAGCTGTCATTCCttcgccgcagcagcagctccagcttgCGGTTGACGGCGTGGTCTATCAGTCCCAGGGTATCGGTGGGCAGCAGCTGACCTTGGTATCGCTGCCGATCCCTGGCCCAATCCCGGTCGCGCTGGGagtgctgctcctgctgctcctgctgctggatCTGCCAGTTGCCGCAGGCGTACTGGTAAAAGTTCTCGCAGGGACGCGCCTTCGTGTCCATGTAGCTCAGCAGCTGCGCGGCCAGCATTTCCTGGACGCTCTGGGGGGCGTTGGTCTGGCGACaggcggtgggcgtggtgcGCCAGGCCAGCGAAAATATGAGCCAGGCCACCAGGCTGAGCTTCAGCATGATGGTTTCGACTGTGACAAATTGCAACTGGCCGGACTACGACGATTCGCCCGGATCGCGGAGACTGCGGACTAGAGCAGGCCATCGCCTGTCAGTCATCATCGTGGGAGTAGCAGTGGATCCTAGCTAAGTGTACACACCACACTAAATGTAGGATATAATATTACTTAACTTTAGATCGGATCTTCAGCACCTGAAGCCACTGTACTC from Drosophila yakuba strain Tai18E2 chromosome 2L, Prin_Dyak_Tai18E2_2.1, whole genome shotgun sequence includes these protein-coding regions:
- the LOC6527100 gene encoding membrane metallo-endopeptidase-like 1, coding for MLKLSLVAWLIFSLAWRTTPTACRQTNAPQSVQEMLAAQLLSYMDTKARPCENFYQYACGNWQIQQQEQQEQHSQRDRDWARDRQRYQGQLLPTDTLGLIDHAVNRKLELLLRRRNDSSFESSDSSILEQMRLYYRSCKRLKPYNLKKYLQLLPPSNSTQWPSVGRGWRPEQFDWITTLGRLRLHGLNGVLLREEVLPRWDDSSNYSIYVNKPSRQDTQPTGEGAMIELLLDIGQTKRTANGLARQVDDFERKLHRLQELEDDEGPREMQLGYLDSYLPQLRWLSFMRQVRIDSELDLRSTLIIENIPYLRALSDLVESESPDTVCSYIMLKWLAFLKQQGPADISRGECVAALRRSMPLASSWLVGQQFSDPESESYVRSLFQRLKVRFGQILAENRMRLSPPLVHILQQKLRAAHLQMGFFQPEEVEDVEQYHVRVDLSGHSFYGNQLVLLRQRVEANHDLLSMNATNYANSTGSNLSYLSESWEASNSSPLYVRPRNLVLVPHGLLQLPIWHRNISALQQHAVMGFVLAHELAHGFDMSGMDYDGLGNIMGPVEEIGASRQFRQGLQCLQQQMATGSKWIDEKLADFVALRLAYETFFGVRDKREPRDPLMPQFSQRQLFFITFAQFFCGRTPVLSPRSQSEAHLKHAADELRVMQTLANFEEFAREFGCDKKAKMQASQRCRIW